From the Jilunia laotingensis genome, the window TGGCGCTGTTACAAATCTTGAAGAGATTGAAGCCGGTGAATGGTTGGCACATGTAGAAGGGACAGAAGAGTATGAAGTCGAAATTTCAATAGAAGGAAAAGAAATTGTATATTGGGATTGTGACTGCCCATATGACGGAGATATATGTAAACATATAGTAGCAGTCATACTTGCTATCCGCGAAAGTCAATCCAAACAAAAACATTTTCTATCTGCCAAAGAAGCCAAAATACAGGAAGAATAAAAGAGTAATCTAAAAAATTTCAAAATACAAGATATATTATCTTTTATATCTCCTAAACAATTATCAGATTTTATACTCGAATATGCCTCTATACATTCCGAATGTAAAGAAGCCCTTCTTAAGAAATTTCCTACAAACTCAAAACAGGCAAAAACAGATTATCGAATAGAAATTCAAGAATGTTTCAATTACAACTATGCTAGACAAGCGTATGACAGATACCGTGAACCAGAATTAGATTGGAATAAAACGAAACTTTAGCCTATATAAACCAATTAATTGAAGAACGAAAAGATAGTTGGGAATTATATAAACTAATACAACAGAAAATTGAACTCCTTCGTACCCTGCATCGTAAAGAGGAAATACAAAATACACTTCAAACGTACCTATACTTACCGGAAATCAGGAAACAAGAAATAGAATTTTCCATCAAAAGTCAACAATATGATAAAGCATTACAATTATTGGATAATGGTATATTATTAGCACAGAATAAAGATGAACACGGAACACTACAAAAATGGCTAGAATGCAAATTATCCATCTATGAAAAGATGCAAAACACATCTCTAATCATTGATACCTGTAAGCAATTATTTATCACAAAAGATGGAGATATTGAATATTATTACAAACTAAAAAGATTAATTCCTGAAAATGAAGGGAAATCATTTCTGTTTACAATGATGTAAGAAACAAAATTCACAATAGGAACTTAGACTTATCACTCAATTATGCAAGACATTTGAAAGATGAATATGCAGAAAAAATTCTTCAACTTTTTGAGAAAGAAATTCATAAATACGCAGCAATAAATTCGGGAAGAAAACACGATGAATATATTGCCACAATATTTAAGGCTATGAAAAAAATCAAGAATGGGAATATAACCACAAAAAAGATTACAAATGAATTCAGAATCACTTATAAACATCGACCTGCCATGATAGAAATCCTGAAAGACTTTTAGAAGCAAATTAAAATTTCCAAAAAAAATTATTCTACTTCTTTTATATGAAGTATTTGCTTTCATTGGGATTCTCCGTATCTTTGCCCGATGATAGAAAGGAATGAATTACATAAAAGAAATAAACATAACGGACAGTATAATTTTCCAGTATTAATAGAACACTATCCACTACTCAAAAGATTTATACTGCTCAACCCCTATGGAATACAAACAATAAATTTTCATAACGCCCAAGCTGTTAAAGCGCTGAATAAAGCATTATTGTTAAGCTACTATGGAATACGTTATTGGGATATTCCTAAAAATTACCTATGCCCTCCTATTCCAGGCAGGGCTGACTATATCCATTATATTGCAGATTTGATCGATCCCGGTAAATACATTGAAGAAAAAAACAATGAAAAAGAAGACAAACAAAAGCTGATTGACAATCAAGTATCTCAAGAAATTAAACAACAACGTAGA encodes:
- a CDS encoding SWIM zinc finger family protein, whose protein sequence is MMTLSNFENFVPPQIWRRGKEYYECGAVTNLEEIEAGEWLAHVEGTEEYEVEISIEGKEIVYWDCDCPYDGDICKHIVAVILAIRESQSKQKHFLSAKEAKIQEE